The window ACGGCCGGGATGATGGAGATCTGGACACCGTCGGGCGCCGGAGTGTCCAGCCCTTCGGCGAAACGGACGTCCTCTTCACCCACGTAAACGTTGACAAAACGGCGAATCTTGCCCGATTCATCCAAAATTCGCGCGCCGATCCCCGGGTAGTCGGAGTCGAGCTTCGCGAGAACGTCACGAAGAGTCGCGCCTTCGCCACTCACTTCCGCGTTTCCGCCGGTGTAGGTGCGCAGGATGGTCGGAATCCGTACCGAAACACTCATCTTTACCTCGCCTTTCCTGGTTGTCAGACAGCCGCGCGGAACGCGTCGAGAGAGGGCCGGATCACGGCCGTGGGCGCCGCGTCGCCGGACACCGCGTCGAGCGTCTTGAGCCCGTCGCCGGTGTTGAGCACCACGGTCTCCGCCTCGGGGTCGAGCCGCCCGCTCTCGACGAGCTTCTTCAGCACGCCGACGGTGACCCCGCCGGCCGTCTCGGCGAAGACACCCTCGGTCGAGGCGAGCAGCTTGATCGCGGCGACGATCTCGGCGTCGGTGACGTCCTCGACCGCCCCGCCGGTGCGGCGGGCGATGTCAAGCACGTACGGCCCGTCGGCGGGGTTGCCGATGGCCAGGGACTTGGCGATGGTGTCGGGCTTGACCGGCTGGACCACGTCGTGGCCCGCCTTGAAGGCGGCCGACACCGGCGAGCAGCCCTGCGCCTGCGCGCCGAAGACCTTGTACGGCCGGTCCTCGACCAGCCCCAGCGCGATCAGCTCCTTGAAGCCCTTGTCGATCTTCGTGAGCTGGGAACCGGAGGCGATCGGGATGACGATCTGCTCGGGCAGCCGCCAGCCGAGCTGCTCGGCGATCTCGTAGGCGAGCGTCTTGGAGCCCTCGGCGTAGTAGGGCCGCAGGTTGACGTTGACGAAGCCCCACTTGTCGCCCAGCGGGTCGCCGATCAGCTCCGAGCAGAACCGGTTGACCTCGTCGTAGGTGCCCTCGATGCCGATCAGCCTGCCGCCGAACACCCGCGCCATGGCGATCTTGGCCTGCTCCAGGTCGGCGGGGATGAACACGCACGCGTCCAGCCCCGCCCGCGCCGCGGCGGCCGTCACCGCACCGGCGAGGTTGCCCGTGGAGGAGCAGGACAGCGTGTGGAAGCCGAAGTTGCGGGCCGCCTCGACGGCGATGGCGACGACCCGGTCCTTGAAGGAGTGGGTCGGGTTGCCCGAGTCGTCCTTGACGTACAGGGACCTGATGCCCAGCGCCTTGCCGAGGTTGCCCGCCTTGACCAGCTTGGTCCAGCCCGGGTTCATGTTGGGCTTGGTGGCGACGTCGGCGGGGACGGGGAGCAGGGAGCGGTAGCGCCAGATGTTGGCCGGGCCC is drawn from Nonomuraea muscovyensis and contains these coding sequences:
- the thrC gene encoding threonine synthase, with translation MSLDFGPATALSCRECGTRYDLGPSFACLECFGPLEAAYSFGDVTRAEIESGPANIWRYRSLLPVPADVATKPNMNPGWTKLVKAGNLGKALGIRSLYVKDDSGNPTHSFKDRVVAIAVEAARNFGFHTLSCSSTGNLAGAVTAAAARAGLDACVFIPADLEQAKIAMARVFGGRLIGIEGTYDEVNRFCSELIGDPLGDKWGFVNVNLRPYYAEGSKTLAYEIAEQLGWRLPEQIVIPIASGSQLTKIDKGFKELIALGLVEDRPYKVFGAQAQGCSPVSAAFKAGHDVVQPVKPDTIAKSLAIGNPADGPYVLDIARRTGGAVEDVTDAEIVAAIKLLASTEGVFAETAGGVTVGVLKKLVESGRLDPEAETVVLNTGDGLKTLDAVSGDAAPTAVIRPSLDAFRAAV
- a CDS encoding MoaD/ThiS family protein produces the protein MSVSVRIPTILRTYTGGNAEVSGEGATLRDVLAKLDSDYPGIGARILDESGKIRRFVNVYVGEEDVRFAEGLDTPAPDGVQISIIPAVAGG